Proteins found in one Zea mays cultivar B73 chromosome 1, Zm-B73-REFERENCE-NAM-5.0, whole genome shotgun sequence genomic segment:
- the LOC100277856 gene encoding uncharacterized protein LOC100277856 precursor yields the protein MLQLLMALAFSAAPLTLYVPPVRSLSLFVEAMEAVCRDCGPYSHGAVARFRLGFSRVLAGLARALR from the coding sequence ATGCTGCAGCTGCTGATGGCGCTGGCCTTCTCGGCGGCCCCGCTGACGCTGTACGTGCCGCCGGTGCGCAGCCTCAGCCTCTTCGTGGAGGCCATGGAGGCCGTCTGCCGCGACTGCGGGCCCTACTCCCACGGCGCCGTCGCCCGCTTCCGCCTCGGCTTCTCCCGCGTCCTCGCCGGCCTAGCGCGCGCCCTCCGCTAG
- the LOC103644451 gene encoding uncharacterized protein, with the protein MNPFVDSNIFVRMAQDMEDEDHDLEVATYQHRRRRALNERRYAGSIPGRVRIHRDHISGDARIRADYFCAQPVYTDAQFRRRFRMRRHVFERLVLAVQQVDPYFVQRPNCAGELGLSALQKVVAAVRILAYGVPADAVDEYVRIGESTAHEALKHFCTAIQTAFGGYYLRKPTPADIARLLHVGESRGFPGMLGSVDCMHWEWRNCPTAWKGMFTGRGKHPTMILEAVASYDLWIWHAYFGMPGSCNDINVLQRSNLFDSHLHGDSPPVSFSVNGHTYNMGYYLADGIYPDWPAFVKTIRHPYDVRTQHFATVQESARKDIERTFGVLQKRWAIVPLFGPT; encoded by the exons ATGAACCCGTTCGTAGATTCCAATATTTTTGTTCGCATGGCGCAAGACATGGAAGATGAAGACCATGACCTCGAGGTTGCGACGTACCAACATCGTAGGCGTCGTGCACTTAACGAGCGACGGTATGCTGGTTCCATTCCCGGTCGTGTTCGAATCCATCGTGACCATATCAGCGGTGATGCAAGAATCCGAGCCGACTACTTTTGCGCGCAACCGGTGTACACGGATGCACAATTTCGGAGGAG GTTTCGCATGCGTCGCCATGTGTTTGAGCGTCTCGTTCTTGCTGTGCAACAAGTGGATCCGTACTTCGTTCAACGTCCAAACTGTGCCGGTGAGCTAGGCCTATCTGCCCttcagaaagttgttgctgcCGTACGTATCCTTGCATACGGTGTTCCTGCGGATGCCGTTGACGAGTACGTACGAATTGGAGAATCTACAGCACATGAGGCTTTGAAACACTTTTGCACTGCCATACAAACTGCTTTTGGGGGGTACTATCTTAGGAAACCTACTCCTGCTGATATCGCTAGGCTTCTCCATGTTGGAGAATCACGCGGCTTTCCTGGTATGCTTGGTAGTGtcgattgcatgcattgggagtggcgtaACTGCCCAACTGCATGGAAGGGGATGTTTACCGGTCGTGGTAAACACCCTACAATGATCCTCGAAGCTGTTGCCTCATATGACTTATGGATTTGGCATGCATACTTCGGCATGCCAGGTAGCTGTAACGACATCAATGTTCTTCAGCGTTCTAACTTGTTCGATTCGCATCTTCATGGTGATAGTCCACCAGTGAGTTTCTCCGTCAATGGACACACCTACAACATGGGATATTACCTAGCAGATGGTATTTATCCGGACTGGCCAGCGTTTGTGAAGACAATCCGTCATCCGTATGATGTGAGGACCCAACATTTTGCCACTGTTCAAGAGTCTGCTAGAAAAGACATTGAACGAACATTTGGAGTACTACAGAAGCGATGGGCCATAGTTCCGTTATTTGGACCGACATAA